The proteins below come from a single Dermatophilaceae bacterium Soc4.6 genomic window:
- a CDS encoding acetolactate synthase large subunit, with product MNGAHALVRTLVDSGVDVCFANPGTSEMHFVAALDDVPAMRAVLTLFEGVATGAADGYGRMTGRPAATLLHLGPGLANGLANLHNARRARTPVVNVVGDHAMPHKRLDAPLESDIDALASTVSGWTRRSLTTGDLGADAAAAVAAARSAPGCVATLVLPADVSWGEGGRPASARRHRSPAPVRAAVVHDVAQALTGGDDRVLFLGGNALTEQGLLAAARVAAATGARLLCETFPARLPRGAGLPFVRTLPYPPEPALAELAGTRHLVVAGAREPVAFFAYPGLPGGFVPDGCSVHVLAEAGDDATEALCALADELRGDAAPELSPEQRPDLPTGPLTTRTLAAAIGALLPAGAIVVDEAITSGAHLAEATAGCPRHDWLTLTGGAIGQGMPVATGAAVACPDRPVVSVQADGSAMYTLTALWTQAREQLDVTTVICDNGAYAILAAELDRVGAASDGVRARQLLDLTGPALDFVALATGMGVPARRATTADELVEHLRWALGEPGPHLVDAQLS from the coding sequence ATGAACGGCGCTCACGCTCTGGTCCGCACCCTGGTCGACTCCGGCGTCGACGTCTGCTTCGCCAACCCGGGCACGTCGGAGATGCACTTCGTCGCCGCCCTCGACGACGTGCCGGCCATGCGTGCCGTGCTGACCCTCTTCGAGGGGGTGGCCACCGGCGCCGCGGACGGCTACGGACGGATGACGGGGCGCCCGGCAGCCACGCTGCTGCACCTCGGGCCGGGGCTGGCCAACGGCCTCGCCAACCTGCACAACGCCCGCCGGGCCAGGACCCCGGTGGTCAACGTCGTCGGCGACCACGCGATGCCCCACAAGCGGCTGGACGCCCCGCTCGAGTCCGACATCGACGCCCTGGCCTCGACGGTGTCGGGGTGGACGCGGCGGTCGCTCACCACCGGTGACCTCGGCGCCGACGCTGCCGCTGCCGTGGCCGCCGCCCGCTCGGCGCCCGGCTGCGTCGCGACGCTGGTGCTGCCGGCCGACGTGTCGTGGGGCGAGGGCGGTCGCCCGGCGTCAGCCCGGCGACACCGCTCCCCGGCGCCGGTGCGCGCGGCCGTCGTCCACGACGTGGCGCAGGCACTCACCGGTGGGGACGACCGCGTGCTGTTCCTCGGTGGCAACGCCCTGACCGAGCAGGGGCTGCTCGCCGCGGCGCGCGTGGCGGCTGCGACCGGGGCCCGGCTGCTGTGCGAGACGTTCCCCGCGCGGCTCCCCCGAGGGGCCGGCCTGCCCTTCGTCCGGACGCTGCCCTACCCACCCGAGCCGGCCCTGGCCGAGCTCGCCGGCACCCGGCACCTCGTCGTCGCCGGCGCGCGCGAGCCCGTCGCCTTCTTCGCCTACCCCGGCCTGCCCGGCGGCTTCGTCCCCGACGGGTGCAGCGTGCACGTGCTGGCCGAGGCCGGGGACGACGCCACCGAGGCGCTCTGCGCGCTCGCCGACGAGCTCCGCGGTGACGCGGCCCCCGAGCTGAGCCCGGAGCAGCGACCCGACCTGCCGACGGGTCCGCTGACGACGCGGACGCTGGCCGCCGCCATCGGCGCGCTGCTGCCCGCGGGGGCGATCGTCGTGGACGAGGCCATCACGTCCGGCGCGCACCTGGCCGAGGCGACCGCGGGCTGCCCGCGCCACGACTGGCTGACGCTGACCGGTGGCGCCATCGGGCAGGGGATGCCGGTCGCGACCGGCGCCGCCGTGGCCTGCCCGGACCGACCGGTGGTCTCGGTGCAGGCCGACGGCAGTGCGATGTACACCCTCACGGCGCTCTGGACGCAGGCCCGCGAGCAGCTCGACGTCACCACGGTCATCTGTGACAACGGCGCCTACGCCATCCTCGCCGCAGAGCTGGACCGGGTCGGCGCCGCGAGCGACGGCGTACGGGCGCGACAGCTGCTCGACCTCACCGGGCCCGCCCTCGACTTCGTCGCCCTCGCGACCGGGATGGGGGTGCCGGCCCGCCGGGCCACCACCGCCGACGAGCTCGTCGAGCACCTCCGCTGGGCCCTCGGCGAGCCAGGACCGCACCTGGTCGACGCCCAGCTGTCGTAG
- a CDS encoding substrate-binding domain-containing protein, producing the protein MTTQRGSRDRARIVDVARAAEVSRQTVSNVVNQPHKVAPETLERVRREIDRLGFRPSRAARTLRQERAGAWGLELNSLGVGRLGSVLDPFLVHLTSSSRLHDSHVVPFTAADNDDPIPAYEDMLASRIADGFVLTDTRHGDPRPRWLRDHAVPFASFGRIWDDPSEANWVDVDGAAGVEAGVRHLVDSGFDRVGFLGWPDGSPVGDDRLDGWARTVADLGVAHPDWHAASAQDLGPAAAAAAPLIDAIGRGGALVCASDVLAVGAWQVLLQRQWAVGVDFALVGFDDTDLAASLHLTSVRQPLAAVADRVLHLLGSWGTEPPQPHGLLLTPELVIRASSSPAGDRATERGTT; encoded by the coding sequence GTGACGACACAGCGAGGCAGTCGCGACCGAGCGCGGATCGTCGACGTCGCGCGGGCCGCCGAGGTCTCGCGCCAGACCGTGAGCAACGTCGTCAACCAGCCGCACAAGGTCGCCCCCGAGACGCTCGAGCGGGTGCGGCGCGAGATCGACCGGCTGGGCTTCCGACCCAGCCGGGCCGCCCGCACGCTGCGCCAGGAGCGTGCCGGCGCCTGGGGTCTCGAGCTGAACTCGCTCGGCGTCGGGCGGCTCGGCAGCGTGCTCGACCCCTTCCTCGTGCACCTGACGAGCAGCTCGCGCCTGCACGACTCCCACGTCGTGCCCTTCACCGCGGCCGACAACGACGACCCCATCCCGGCCTACGAGGACATGCTCGCGTCCCGCATCGCCGACGGTTTCGTCCTCACCGACACCCGCCACGGTGACCCTCGACCGCGCTGGCTGCGCGACCACGCGGTGCCCTTCGCGTCCTTCGGCCGGATCTGGGACGACCCGAGCGAGGCCAACTGGGTGGACGTCGACGGCGCCGCAGGCGTGGAGGCCGGGGTCCGGCACCTCGTCGACTCCGGATTCGACCGGGTCGGCTTCCTCGGCTGGCCCGACGGTTCCCCGGTCGGCGACGACCGCCTCGACGGGTGGGCCCGGACCGTGGCCGACCTCGGCGTCGCGCACCCTGACTGGCACGCTGCGAGCGCGCAGGACCTCGGGCCCGCGGCCGCGGCGGCCGCACCCCTCATCGACGCCATCGGGCGCGGTGGTGCGCTCGTCTGCGCGTCGGACGTCCTCGCCGTCGGCGCCTGGCAGGTGCTCCTCCAGAGGCAGTGGGCCGTCGGCGTGGACTTCGCGCTGGTCGGGTTCGACGACACCGACCTGGCGGCGTCGCTGCACCTGACCAGCGTGCGGCAGCCGCTCGCCGCCGTCGCCGACCGCGTCCTGCACCTCCTCGGCTCGTGGGGCACCGAGCCACCTCAGCCCCACGGGCTCCTGCTCACTCCCGAGCTGGTCATCCGGGCCAGCTCGTCCCCCGCGGGAGACCGCGCGACCGAAAGAGGCACGACATGA
- a CDS encoding SDR family NAD(P)-dependent oxidoreductase yields the protein MDLMLTGMRVLVTGGTRGIGRAVVEAFLAEGAHVAFCARNPDEVSATQEDLSAQGTVRGAVVDVGNGEALAAWVEQSAGAMGGIDVVVANVSALAIPDTEESWQSSLNVDLMHTVRLVRAAMPHLERSESASIIAVSSVSGRESDFASGPYGTVKTAIVGYIHGLAMQLASKGIRANTVSPGNTYFEGGVWEGIETGNPELYTLAMGLNPTGQMGTPHEVAAPVVFLASRLAGRVSGTNLLVDGALTRGIQL from the coding sequence ATGGACCTGATGCTCACCGGCATGCGGGTGCTCGTCACCGGCGGCACGCGAGGGATCGGCCGGGCGGTCGTCGAGGCCTTCCTCGCCGAGGGGGCGCACGTCGCCTTCTGCGCCCGCAACCCCGACGAGGTGTCGGCGACGCAGGAGGACCTGAGCGCGCAGGGCACCGTGCGCGGCGCCGTCGTCGACGTCGGCAACGGGGAGGCGCTCGCGGCGTGGGTGGAGCAGTCGGCCGGCGCGATGGGCGGGATCGACGTGGTGGTCGCCAACGTCAGCGCGCTCGCCATCCCTGACACCGAGGAGAGCTGGCAGTCGAGTCTCAACGTCGACCTCATGCACACCGTCCGGCTGGTGCGGGCGGCCATGCCCCACCTCGAGCGCAGCGAGTCCGCCTCGATCATCGCGGTCTCGAGCGTGTCGGGACGTGAGTCGGACTTCGCCTCAGGCCCCTACGGCACGGTGAAGACCGCGATCGTCGGCTACATCCACGGGCTGGCGATGCAATTGGCCAGCAAGGGAATTCGCGCCAACACGGTCTCGCCGGGCAACACCTACTTCGAGGGTGGGGTCTGGGAGGGCATCGAGACCGGCAACCCCGAGCTCTACACGTTGGCGATGGGGCTCAACCCGACCGGGCAGATGGGCACCCCGCACGAGGTCGCCGCGCCGGTCGTCTTCCTGGCCAGCCGGCTGGCCGGGCGGGTCAGCGGCACCAACCTGTTGGTGGACGGCGCACTGACCCGCGGCATCCAGCTGTGA
- a CDS encoding alpha/beta hydrolase has translation MELTINGCRLNVEDLGPRDAPLIIAHHGGGGIGSLQEPRDTFGPLADEYRVIVFDARGCGASEAVPPYSHAQWAADVDALREWAGAQKVTVAGGSYGGFISLEYALAYPEHVEAVMLRDTAADGSNLEIAFENARNQDRVEIQWDNFNRYWSGQIRDDADLKQCWSEMIGLYNHDHDPERDAATVEAGSYRHESHNWCFQHNWAAYDLKNRLGSLTAPVLVTVGRHDWVTPVSSSETIATLVPNAELVIFENSGHSPQSEEREHFQQVLRDFMHRAVPLPVRT, from the coding sequence ATGGAACTGACCATCAACGGCTGCCGACTCAACGTCGAGGACCTCGGTCCGAGAGACGCCCCGCTGATCATCGCCCACCACGGCGGTGGCGGCATCGGGTCGCTCCAGGAGCCCAGGGACACCTTCGGGCCACTCGCCGACGAGTACCGCGTCATCGTCTTCGATGCTCGGGGGTGTGGTGCGAGCGAGGCCGTCCCGCCCTACTCGCACGCCCAGTGGGCCGCCGACGTCGATGCGCTCCGGGAGTGGGCCGGGGCGCAGAAGGTCACGGTCGCCGGAGGCTCCTACGGCGGTTTCATCTCCCTGGAGTACGCGCTCGCCTACCCCGAGCACGTCGAGGCTGTCATGCTGCGCGACACCGCGGCCGATGGCTCGAACCTCGAGATCGCCTTCGAGAACGCCCGCAACCAGGACCGGGTCGAGATCCAGTGGGACAACTTCAACCGCTACTGGAGCGGGCAGATCCGTGATGACGCCGACCTGAAGCAGTGCTGGAGCGAGATGATCGGGCTCTACAACCACGACCACGACCCGGAGCGGGACGCCGCGACGGTCGAGGCCGGGAGCTACCGCCACGAGTCGCACAACTGGTGCTTCCAGCACAACTGGGCCGCCTACGACCTCAAGAACCGGCTCGGCAGCCTGACGGCACCGGTGCTCGTCACGGTCGGTCGCCACGACTGGGTGACCCCGGTGAGCTCGTCGGAGACCATCGCGACGCTGGTGCCGAACGCCGAGCTGGTGATCTTCGAGAACTCCGGTCACTCGCCCCAGAGCGAGGAGCGCGAGCACTTCCAGCAGGTGCTGCGCGACTTCATGCACCGCGCGGTGCCCCTGCCCGTGCGCACCTGA
- a CDS encoding glycogen debranching N-terminal domain-containing protein has translation MSPGEHAPPPRQPWVHDLAVSVHGNTTALSAATGDITGDGAQGLYVDDVRVLSLLVVEVGGQACVAVGGASSGDRSEFLSSARHLGSPGPDPTVELRRRRRLVPGGLIESVLLTSSAADPVETTVSVVAAGDGVDIAVVKAGRASGSPLPVSLTGSGASWLSERHRTHLRVEPAGETVADPGGPVRVVVPVSVPAGGSVEVVVSVDVERTGASGFDAGVGSEAVDWTGAEVGVDASDPRLARLVRASLDDLQHLLLTDPDAPSDVFAAAGTPWYLTLFGRDSIWAARLALPFGTTLAAGTLRALARRQGTQHDDARAEDLGKIPHELRRADDVDPSADFSLPPVYYGTVDATALWICLLHDAWRWGMPQEEVRTLLPHLRAATTWLTDVAPGDDGLLKYVDTSGVGLVNQGWKDSGDSIRWRDGTIAEAPIALVEAQAYAVEAARSAASLYRALGAQEGVASDPSDEARAAALETFADDLAARLRACFWVGPDDGRWLALALDGQGRAVDGLGSNMGHCLGTGALTTAEASSVVATLLEPRMLGAHGIVTFAHDNGGFNPLGYHTGSVWTHDTAICAWGMWREGHDQGASIVARRLLDAGEAFDYRLPELYSDAGVLGAPVPYPASCRPQAWSAASAVVLLTVALGLSVDVPARTVTVRPPRPSTFGALTVHGIRVGPAILTVAVGADGTVRVDGLPEDFTLVSD, from the coding sequence GTGAGCCCCGGAGAACACGCCCCACCACCCCGCCAGCCGTGGGTGCACGACCTGGCCGTGAGCGTGCACGGCAACACCACCGCGCTCAGCGCCGCAACCGGCGACATCACGGGTGACGGTGCTCAGGGGCTCTACGTCGACGACGTGCGCGTGCTCTCCCTGCTCGTCGTCGAGGTGGGCGGACAGGCCTGCGTGGCGGTCGGTGGCGCGAGCAGCGGCGACCGCAGCGAGTTCCTCTCGTCGGCGCGCCATCTGGGCAGCCCCGGACCAGACCCGACGGTCGAGCTGCGCCGGCGGCGGCGGCTCGTGCCGGGTGGGCTCATCGAGTCGGTGCTCCTTACCTCCAGCGCGGCAGACCCGGTCGAGACCACGGTCAGCGTCGTCGCGGCAGGCGATGGCGTCGACATCGCGGTCGTCAAGGCCGGCCGCGCGAGCGGGTCGCCCCTGCCGGTGAGCCTCACCGGCTCGGGAGCCTCCTGGCTGTCGGAGCGGCACCGTACGCACCTTCGCGTCGAGCCCGCAGGCGAGACGGTCGCCGACCCCGGCGGCCCGGTCCGGGTCGTCGTCCCGGTGAGCGTGCCGGCCGGAGGCTCGGTCGAGGTGGTCGTCTCGGTCGACGTCGAGCGCACCGGCGCCTCGGGCTTCGACGCCGGGGTCGGATCCGAGGCCGTCGACTGGACGGGAGCCGAGGTCGGCGTCGACGCGTCCGACCCGCGGCTGGCGCGGCTCGTGCGCGCGTCGTTGGACGACCTCCAGCACCTGCTGCTGACCGACCCGGACGCACCGTCGGACGTCTTCGCGGCGGCCGGGACCCCCTGGTACCTCACGCTCTTCGGCCGCGACTCGATCTGGGCCGCCCGTCTCGCCCTCCCCTTCGGCACCACCCTCGCCGCTGGCACGTTGCGCGCGCTCGCCCGTCGACAGGGAACGCAGCACGACGACGCGCGGGCCGAGGACCTCGGCAAGATCCCCCACGAGCTGCGGCGCGCCGACGACGTCGACCCCTCGGCAGACTTCAGCCTCCCGCCGGTCTACTACGGCACGGTCGATGCCACCGCCCTGTGGATCTGCCTGCTCCACGATGCCTGGCGCTGGGGCATGCCGCAGGAGGAGGTGCGAACGCTCCTGCCGCACCTCCGGGCGGCCACGACGTGGCTGACCGACGTGGCGCCCGGCGACGACGGTCTCCTGAAGTACGTCGACACGAGCGGCGTCGGCCTGGTCAACCAGGGCTGGAAGGACTCCGGCGACTCGATCAGGTGGCGGGACGGCACGATCGCCGAGGCTCCCATCGCGCTGGTCGAGGCCCAGGCGTACGCGGTCGAGGCAGCGCGGTCTGCAGCCTCCCTCTATCGGGCGCTCGGCGCTCAGGAGGGTGTCGCGTCCGACCCCTCGGACGAGGCCCGGGCTGCCGCTCTCGAGACGTTCGCCGACGACCTCGCAGCACGCCTGCGAGCCTGCTTCTGGGTGGGACCCGACGACGGGCGCTGGCTGGCCCTGGCGCTCGACGGCCAGGGCCGCGCGGTCGACGGGCTGGGGTCCAACATGGGTCACTGCCTCGGCACCGGCGCGTTGACGACGGCGGAGGCGTCGAGCGTCGTGGCCACGTTGCTCGAGCCCCGGATGCTCGGCGCGCACGGCATCGTCACCTTCGCCCACGACAACGGCGGCTTCAACCCGCTGGGTTACCACACCGGGTCCGTGTGGACCCACGACACAGCCATCTGCGCCTGGGGGATGTGGCGCGAGGGCCACGACCAGGGCGCCTCGATAGTGGCCCGCCGCCTGCTCGACGCCGGTGAGGCGTTCGACTACCGGCTCCCCGAGCTCTACTCCGACGCCGGCGTGCTCGGCGCACCGGTGCCCTACCCCGCCTCGTGCCGCCCGCAGGCGTGGTCGGCCGCCTCCGCAGTCGTCCTGCTCACCGTCGCCCTCGGCCTGTCGGTCGACGTCCCCGCCCGGACGGTCACGGTCCGACCGCCCCGGCCGTCGACCTTCGGTGCCCTCACGGTGCACGGCATCCGGGTGGGCCCCGCCATCCTCACCGTCGCGGTCGGGGCCGACGGGACCGTGCGGGTGGACGGGCTCCCCGAGGACTTCACCCTCGTCAGCGACTGA
- a CDS encoding methyl-accepting chemotaxis protein, protein MPGLTWTVARRIAAITAVAVATSLTVFGVGMTGGAKVTVVSERAQDAQRSSALLHALDTRSSELKVDGLKAVLAPDPATLKVDVVDDTATVTALLGDLSAIAALDPTGAEQVRVRDITAGFETYEASIAAFVDRAAATADHGRSTVGDVQAANDILDGLLSKQIDAYTADAAAQVALLKATNTTTTTTLILVVLIGLSLLLVLSLVITRSLVRPLTACVAMVQAFAGGDLTRRLPETSTGNIGDLEKALNQTMNAVSEIIVSVAGSASSVAAASEELSASAQQIAVGAEETSVQANVVSGAAQEVSRNVQTLAAGAEEMNGAIREIAHSANEAARVAGDAVTMVSSTNEAVAKLGTSSQEIGAVVKVITSIAEQTNLLALNATIEAARAGEAGKGFAVVANEVKELAQETARATEDIARRVEAIQADTGGAVAAIGEIAAIITSINDYQLTIASAVEEQTATTNEMSRNVNEAAQGSDEITANIVGVSTAASATTSALSQTQAVTEQLARMTADLRQGISRFTTA, encoded by the coding sequence ATGCCCGGATTGACCTGGACCGTGGCGCGCCGCATCGCTGCCATCACGGCCGTCGCCGTCGCCACGAGCCTGACGGTGTTCGGCGTGGGCATGACGGGTGGCGCCAAGGTCACCGTGGTCTCCGAGCGGGCCCAGGATGCGCAACGGTCCTCGGCGCTCCTCCACGCCCTCGACACCCGGTCCAGCGAGCTCAAGGTCGACGGACTGAAGGCGGTGCTGGCCCCCGATCCGGCGACCCTCAAGGTCGACGTCGTCGATGACACGGCCACGGTGACCGCGTTGCTCGGCGACCTCAGCGCGATCGCCGCCCTCGACCCGACGGGGGCGGAGCAGGTGAGGGTCAGGGACATCACCGCGGGCTTCGAGACCTACGAGGCCAGCATCGCCGCCTTCGTCGACCGCGCGGCCGCCACCGCCGACCACGGGCGGTCCACCGTCGGTGACGTCCAGGCGGCCAACGACATCCTCGACGGCTTGCTGAGCAAGCAGATCGACGCCTACACCGCTGACGCTGCGGCCCAGGTGGCCCTCCTCAAGGCGACCAACACGACGACCACGACCACCCTCATCCTCGTCGTCCTCATCGGTCTGTCCCTCCTGCTCGTGCTCTCCCTCGTGATCACCCGCAGCCTCGTGCGACCGCTGACCGCGTGCGTCGCGATGGTGCAGGCCTTCGCCGGCGGCGACCTGACGCGACGGCTGCCCGAGACGTCGACCGGCAACATCGGCGACCTGGAGAAGGCGCTGAACCAGACGATGAACGCGGTCAGCGAGATCATCGTGTCGGTTGCCGGCTCGGCCAGCTCCGTGGCGGCTGCCTCCGAGGAGCTGTCGGCCTCGGCCCAGCAGATCGCCGTCGGCGCCGAGGAGACCTCGGTGCAGGCGAACGTGGTCTCAGGGGCGGCCCAGGAGGTGTCGCGCAACGTGCAGACCCTCGCCGCAGGCGCGGAGGAGATGAACGGTGCGATCCGCGAGATCGCCCACTCGGCCAACGAGGCGGCCAGGGTGGCCGGCGACGCGGTGACCATGGTCAGCTCCACCAACGAGGCCGTCGCCAAGCTCGGCACCTCGAGCCAGGAGATCGGCGCCGTGGTCAAGGTGATCACCTCGATCGCCGAGCAGACCAACCTGCTGGCCCTCAACGCCACGATCGAGGCCGCCCGTGCGGGTGAGGCGGGCAAGGGCTTCGCCGTCGTCGCCAACGAGGTCAAGGAGCTCGCGCAGGAGACCGCCCGCGCGACCGAGGACATCGCTCGCCGGGTGGAGGCGATCCAGGCCGACACCGGGGGTGCGGTTGCCGCCATCGGTGAGATCGCCGCGATCATCACCTCGATCAACGACTACCAGCTCACCATCGCCTCGGCCGTCGAGGAGCAGACCGCCACCACCAACGAGATGTCGCGCAACGTCAACGAGGCGGCCCAGGGATCCGACGAGATCACCGCCAACATCGTCGGCGTCTCCACTGCCGCGAGCGCCACCACCTCGGCCCTGTCCCAGACCCAGGCCGTCACCGAGCAGCTGGCCCGGATGACCGCCGACCTGCGTCAGGGGATCAGCAGGTTCACCACCGCCTGA
- a CDS encoding extracellular solute-binding protein, translated as MTRRTARGTALLSMTAAGALALGACGGGGFSSSSPAQNTSKGPVKLSVMIGSSGDAETTAVKAATSAWASKTGNTVEVIAASDLNQQLGQAFASTSPPDVFYTDASKIGTYAKAGNLFAYGDQVKDAGFIDSLVTAFTYDNKFYCAPKDVSTLALEINTDLWAKAGLTDADVPTDWAGLESVAKKLTSGKVTGLVIGNDINRSGAFMKQAGGWVVSPEGAFTATSPGALQGLQEVQKMMKAGTLKFNTDTSPATGWGGEAFGKGIGAMTIEGNWIAGGLKDYPAIKYKVVELPAGPAGKGTLLFSNCWGIAAKSPNQAAAVDLVKSLIATDQQMAFAKAFGVMPSTTAGATAFATAYPDSAAFVAGASYGQGPVNLAGVDDVMAKFNSEVATLGKGSDPAPMLAELQKNGAAAVGG; from the coding sequence ATGACACGACGTACTGCGCGCGGGACGGCACTGCTGTCGATGACCGCCGCCGGAGCCCTGGCGCTGGGTGCCTGCGGAGGAGGGGGATTCAGCAGCAGCTCGCCCGCCCAGAACACCAGCAAGGGCCCGGTCAAGCTCAGTGTGATGATCGGCAGCTCCGGTGACGCCGAGACGACCGCGGTCAAGGCGGCCACCTCCGCGTGGGCGAGCAAGACCGGCAACACGGTCGAGGTGATCGCGGCCTCCGACCTCAACCAGCAGCTGGGGCAGGCCTTCGCGAGCACCAGCCCACCCGACGTCTTCTACACCGACGCCAGCAAGATCGGCACCTACGCCAAGGCCGGCAACCTCTTCGCCTACGGCGACCAGGTCAAGGACGCCGGCTTCATCGACTCGCTCGTGACGGCCTTCACCTACGACAACAAGTTCTACTGCGCGCCCAAGGACGTCTCGACCCTGGCGCTCGAGATCAACACCGACCTGTGGGCCAAGGCCGGCCTCACCGACGCCGACGTACCCACCGACTGGGCGGGTCTCGAGTCCGTCGCCAAGAAGCTCACCTCGGGCAAGGTCACCGGGCTGGTGATCGGCAACGACATCAACCGCAGCGGGGCCTTCATGAAGCAGGCTGGCGGGTGGGTGGTCTCACCCGAGGGCGCCTTCACCGCCACCAGCCCGGGAGCCCTGCAGGGTCTGCAGGAGGTGCAGAAGATGATGAAGGCGGGGACGCTGAAGTTCAACACGGACACCTCGCCGGCGACGGGATGGGGTGGTGAGGCGTTCGGCAAGGGCATCGGCGCCATGACCATCGAGGGCAACTGGATCGCCGGCGGTCTGAAGGACTACCCGGCGATCAAGTACAAGGTCGTCGAGCTGCCGGCCGGGCCCGCGGGCAAGGGCACCCTGCTGTTCTCCAACTGCTGGGGCATCGCGGCCAAGTCGCCCAACCAGGCCGCGGCGGTCGACCTGGTGAAGTCGCTCATCGCCACCGACCAGCAGATGGCCTTCGCCAAGGCCTTCGGTGTCATGCCGTCGACGACCGCCGGCGCGACGGCCTTCGCGACCGCCTACCCTGATTCGGCGGCGTTCGTCGCCGGGGCGTCATACGGGCAGGGGCCGGTCAACCTCGCCGGTGTCGACGACGTGATGGCCAAGTTCAACTCCGAGGTCGCAACGCTCGGCAAGGGGAGCGACCCGGCCCCGATGCTCGCCGAGCTCCAGAAGAACGGCGCCGCCGCCGTCGGCGGCTGA
- a CDS encoding acetamidase/formamidase family protein produces MDVIEYVPTRDRYAYTFGGAAPVMRVTPGAVLRLWSDDAFGGALRTVDDLSSAKVDLRCVNPQTGPFHVEGAEPGDTLALHLVSLEAARDWGVSAAIPFFGGMTGTDRTVTLQEPLPDTTWIYELDRERRTVAFAARHSEHRVELPFEPMLGTIGVAPAGGEVRSALVPDRFGGNMDAPQVRAGSTVFLGVNVEGALFSIGDGHYRQGEGEACGTAVEGAMTTTLIVELIKGGAPAWPRVESDSHLMTIGSSRPLEDAWRIGNAELVDWVGQLTGLHRMDAYQLCSQITQAPIANVVDANYSVVVMAAKDLLPAADAFGGMHAELRARARALTR; encoded by the coding sequence ATGGACGTGATCGAGTACGTGCCGACCCGTGACCGCTACGCCTACACGTTCGGGGGAGCCGCCCCGGTGATGCGGGTGACGCCCGGAGCCGTGCTGCGGCTCTGGTCGGACGATGCCTTCGGTGGGGCACTGCGCACCGTGGACGACCTCTCGAGCGCCAAGGTCGACCTGCGGTGCGTCAACCCGCAGACCGGGCCGTTCCACGTCGAGGGGGCCGAGCCCGGCGACACCCTCGCCCTGCACCTGGTCTCCCTCGAGGCCGCTCGCGACTGGGGTGTGTCGGCCGCCATCCCGTTCTTCGGGGGGATGACCGGCACCGACCGGACGGTGACCCTGCAGGAGCCGTTGCCGGACACCACGTGGATCTACGAGCTGGACCGCGAGCGGCGCACCGTCGCCTTCGCGGCCAGGCACAGCGAGCACCGGGTCGAGCTGCCGTTCGAGCCGATGCTGGGCACGATCGGGGTGGCTCCCGCGGGCGGCGAGGTGCGTTCCGCCCTCGTGCCCGATCGCTTCGGCGGCAACATGGACGCTCCGCAGGTGCGGGCCGGCTCCACCGTGTTCCTCGGGGTCAACGTCGAGGGCGCCCTCTTCTCCATCGGCGACGGGCACTACCGCCAGGGTGAGGGCGAGGCGTGCGGCACCGCGGTCGAGGGCGCGATGACGACCACCCTCATCGTCGAGCTGATCAAGGGAGGCGCCCCGGCCTGGCCGCGGGTCGAGAGCGACAGCCACCTGATGACGATCGGGTCCAGCCGCCCGCTCGAGGACGCGTGGCGCATCGGCAACGCCGAGCTCGTGGACTGGGTCGGCCAGCTGACCGGCCTGCACCGGATGGACGCCTACCAGCTGTGCTCACAGATCACCCAGGCCCCCATCGCCAACGTCGTCGACGCCAACTACAGCGTGGTGGTGATGGCGGCCAAGGACCTCCTCCCGGCCGCCGACGCCTTCGGCGGCATGCACGCCGAGCTCCGGGCCCGGGCCCGCGCCCTCACCCGGTAG